The genomic DNA GCAAAAATGCCGAGCTGGCCTGCGAAGTGACGCTCCAGCCGCTGCGCCGCTACCCGCTGGATGCCGCTATTCTCTTTTCGGACATTCTGACCATTCCGGATGCCATGGGCCTTGGGCTCTATTTCGAAACCGGTGAAGGTCCGCGTTTCACCTCCCCGATCAAAAGCAAAGCCGACGTTGATAAGCTGCCGGTACCGGATCCTGAGCAGGAGCTGGGGTACGTGATGAACGCCGTGCGCACAATTCGCCGTGAACTGAAAGGCGAAGTGCCGCTGATTGGCTTCTCAGGCAGCCCGTGGACGCTGGCGACCTATATGGTGGAAGGTGGCAGCAGCAAAGCCTTTACCGTCATTAAAAAGATGATGTACGCGGAGCCACAGGCGCTGCATACGCTGCTCGACAAGCTGGCGAAGAGCGTCACACTCTATCTTAACGCGCAGATTAAAGCAGGCGCGCAGTCGGTGATGATTTTCGATACCTGGGGCGGCGTGCTGACCGGGCGCGATTACCAGCAGTTCTCGCTGTATTACATGCATAAAATCGTCGATGGCCTGCTGCGTGAAAACGAAGGTCGCCGGGTGCCGGTGACGCTGTTCACTAAAGGCGGCGGACAGTGGCTGGAAGCCATGGCCGCAACCGGCTGTGACGCGCTGGGTCTCGACTGGACAACCGATATTGCCGATGCGCGCCGTCGCGTGGGTGACAAAGTGGCGCTGCAGGGCAACATGGACCCGTCTATGCTCTATGCTCAGCCTGCCCGTATTGAGGAAGAGGTGGCCTCCATTCTTGCTGGTTTCGGCCAGGGCGAAGGACACGTGTTCAACCTCGGGCACGGTATTCATCAGGATGTACCGCCAGAACACGCTGGCGCGTTTGTGGAGGCGGTGCACCGACTTTCTGCACATTATCATCAGTAAGGAGTGGTTATGGATCTCGCGTCATTACGCGCTCAACAGATAGAACTGGCCTCATCCGTGATCCGCGAGGATCGTCTGGACACAGACCCGCCGCAGTACATTGGCGGAGCAGATGTGGGGTTTGAGCAGGGAGGTGAAGTGACGCGGGCGGCAATGGTGCTGCTGAAATATCCCTCGCTGGAACTGGTGGAGTACAAGGTGGCGCGTATCGCCACCACCATGCCGTACATTCCTGGCTTTCTCTCATTCCGTGAATATCCCGCGCTGCTGGCAGCGTGGGAGCAACTCTCGCAAAAACCCGACCTGCTGTTTGTCGACGGCCATGGTATCTCTCATCCGCGCCGCTTAGGCGTCGCCAGCCACTTTGGGCTGCTGGTGGATGTCCCTACTATCGGTGTGGCTAAAAAACGCCTGTGCGGTGCGTTTGAG from Enterobacter ludwigii includes the following:
- the hemE gene encoding uroporphyrinogen decarboxylase — translated: MTELKNDRYLRALLRQPVDVTPVWMMRQAGRYLPEYKATRAQAGDFMSLCKNAELACEVTLQPLRRYPLDAAILFSDILTIPDAMGLGLYFETGEGPRFTSPIKSKADVDKLPVPDPEQELGYVMNAVRTIRRELKGEVPLIGFSGSPWTLATYMVEGGSSKAFTVIKKMMYAEPQALHTLLDKLAKSVTLYLNAQIKAGAQSVMIFDTWGGVLTGRDYQQFSLYYMHKIVDGLLRENEGRRVPVTLFTKGGGQWLEAMAATGCDALGLDWTTDIADARRRVGDKVALQGNMDPSMLYAQPARIEEEVASILAGFGQGEGHVFNLGHGIHQDVPPEHAGAFVEAVHRLSAHYHQ
- the nfi gene encoding deoxyribonuclease V (cleaves DNA at apurinic or apyrimidinic sites) codes for the protein MDLASLRAQQIELASSVIREDRLDTDPPQYIGGADVGFEQGGEVTRAAMVLLKYPSLELVEYKVARIATTMPYIPGFLSFREYPALLAAWEQLSQKPDLLFVDGHGISHPRRLGVASHFGLLVDVPTIGVAKKRLCGAFEPLSAEPGALAPLIDKGEQLAWVWRSKARCNPLFIATGHRVSTDSALAWVQRCMKGYRLPEPTRWADAVASGRPAFTRWQEIQ